CTCGGCCACGTGATCTGGCAGAAGCGCTGTGTACATGGGCTCAAACGGGAAGAGCGAGCGGATGAACTCGATATTCTCGCGGCTCATTTTATCGGCCGTCATATAGTCGAGACCGGTGAAGTTGTAGCCGAGATGGTGCCAGAGATCGCTTGTTCCATCCGCGTTCAGCTCGGGCAAAAGCTCCGCGACAATCTCGTCTTGGAAGCGCTCGGGGTGCATGCCGATATATAGAAAGCGCACGTAGGCCAGCATTTTTCCGAGTTTCAGCTTATGGCCGCGGTAGTCGGGATGGAGAATCAAGCCACCGATTTCAGTCGGACCGTGGAAGTCGAAACCGAGCTGCACGGTCTGATGACGAAAATGCTTATCGATGGAGCTCGAGTACTTCTGGACCTCACGCACGTGGAAATACACGGCAGGGCGCTCAAAGGTGCCGTGCTTCGCGATAATCATGCAGGTTCCCACGACACGGTCTTGTTCGATATCTCGGAGCACAAAAATATACTCGGCATCGTCCGGCTCGTACTTGCCGCCGAAGCTTGCGCGGCTATACTCAATGAGTCGCTTAAGGACGTCTCGGTCTGCAGGAAGATTGAGAGTATTCAAACGCGACGCAAGGACTTCGAGGTCATCAAGGTCACTTGGTCGAACTTCGCGGAGCAAAAACATAGGTGTCTACGGGAATCCGGAAAGCCAAAAGAGTGTTATTGAAGATAGCGCCAAAATAAGCGCCGGCACAAGTTGACACCGCAAAAGAGAGAAACGCATGAAACTTCCATATACCCTCTTGAATCAGGCACTGAAGAGCTCGAGCCAGGCGGTGACCACTGCAAAGAACGCGAGCCTCGGGCAAATCGCGCGCAAGTCCGTGCAGTTTGGCCCGGCCAAAGACCTCGCGATGATCTGCG
This Microvenator marinus DNA region includes the following protein-coding sequences:
- a CDS encoding arginine N-succinyltransferase; the protein is MFLLREVRPSDLDDLEVLASRLNTLNLPADRDVLKRLIEYSRASFGGKYEPDDAEYIFVLRDIEQDRVVGTCMIIAKHGTFERPAVYFHVREVQKYSSSIDKHFRHQTVQLGFDFHGPTEIGGLILHPDYRGHKLKLGKMLAYVRFLYIGMHPERFQDEIVAELLPELNADGTSDLWHHLGYNFTGLDYMTADKMSRENIEFIRSLFPFEPMYTALLPDHVAEKIGKVGTPTKPVEKMLRGIGFEYDQSIDPFDGGPTFRCRTRSCEAVKRTVWQKFAGTLDADDPGDGTAMIGFEYDSHLVRFRATVGAYRLGEDGVRFYSNGLDKLRCKPGDRIGFLPLNDL